The following proteins are co-located in the Syntrophobacterales bacterium genome:
- the mreC gene encoding rod shape-determining protein MreC, translated as MLIPKKYRSHITAAAFLIISLAIISYGASSLTEPGFLRKTVMEIATPFANLFNLSSKGLSDFWKRYLFLVGLEEENRRLRAEKAALAEQLNNYREGYYEGLRLRKLLDLQRGLPYKTVTARVVDNNQNSLSKTILIDKGTADGLSAGHPVLSAQGVTGRVMETSWHSSRVLLMIDGTSNIDAIIQRSRTQGILQGTGKSGYKLKYIPPTADVLPGDLLLSSGMAGVFPKGLIIGIVSKIEPQKSELFQKIDVSPSVDFSRLEEVLVLLPGKEPDP; from the coding sequence ATGCTTATCCCGAAGAAATATCGTTCCCATATCACAGCCGCCGCTTTTTTAATAATATCGCTGGCTATAATTTCCTACGGCGCGTCCAGCCTGACTGAACCCGGGTTCCTGCGCAAGACCGTCATGGAAATAGCGACCCCGTTTGCGAACCTTTTCAATCTTTCTTCCAAGGGTTTAAGCGATTTTTGGAAAAGGTATCTTTTTCTTGTAGGATTAGAGGAAGAAAACAGACGGCTGCGGGCTGAAAAAGCCGCCCTTGCCGAGCAGCTCAACAATTACCGCGAGGGATATTATGAAGGCCTCCGACTTCGCAAGCTGCTCGACCTCCAGCGCGGCCTGCCTTACAAAACAGTAACGGCAAGGGTGGTTGACAACAATCAAAATTCGCTATCCAAAACGATCCTGATTGACAAGGGAACAGCCGACGGTCTGAGTGCGGGACACCCCGTCCTGTCCGCGCAGGGGGTAACGGGGCGGGTGATGGAGACATCCTGGCACTCCTCGCGCGTCCTGCTTATGATCGACGGAACCAGCAATATCGATGCGATCATTCAGCGAAGCCGCACCCAGGGAATCCTTCAGGGAACAGGAAAATCCGGATACAAGCTGAAGTATATCCCCCCCACAGCCGATGTGCTGCCAGGCGATTTACTACTCTCTTCCGGTATGGCAGGGGTCTTCCCCAAAGGGCTGATTATTGGGATCGTCTCTAAAATAGAACCGCAAAAAAGTGAGCTGTTTCAGAAAATTGACGTGTCGCCGTCGGTAGATTTCTCCAGGCTGGAAGAGGTGCTGGTTTTGCTTCCCGGGAAGGAACCCGACCCATGA
- the mreD gene encoding rod shape-determining protein MreD has translation MIAFLLQPIFIFLLTMLQVTFMEFFSIGPASIDLAFVFVIYAGFWFNPLRGVVLSFMLGFFLDCIVSPIWGLHMFLYVLFFYLAKIAGAQIDRKNSLASSVFTGICLFLQGALQVLFSWLILDVDIIYTLPQIFLPQAIAMGVLSPFIYYVFNYFEGFVNAEVRQSARRL, from the coding sequence ATGATTGCCTTCCTGCTACAGCCAATATTCATTTTCCTTCTGACAATGCTGCAAGTAACCTTCATGGAGTTTTTTTCCATAGGCCCGGCAAGCATTGATTTAGCCTTTGTTTTCGTAATCTATGCCGGTTTTTGGTTCAATCCCTTGCGGGGCGTTGTTCTTTCCTTCATGCTTGGTTTTTTTCTTGATTGCATCGTCAGTCCCATTTGGGGCCTTCATATGTTTTTATACGTCCTTTTCTTTTACCTAGCAAAGATTGCCGGTGCCCAAATTGACCGGAAAAACAGCTTGGCGTCATCAGTTTTCACCGGCATCTGCCTTTTTCTGCAGGGCGCGCTCCAAGTCCTCTTCTCCTGGTTAATACTGGACGTCGATATTATCTACACTCTCCCGCAAATATTCCTCCCCCAGGCGATCGCAATGGGAGTCTTAAGCCCGTTTATATATTATGTTTTTAATTATTTTGAGGGTTTTGTGAATGCTGAAGTTAGGCAATCGGCTCGACGTTTATGA